The window AGCTGCAAAACCAATCCACAGAGAATGATTACTTTTGGACCAGTAATACCCAATATATAGTTTGGAGTTTTGGACAGATGCTGGTATCCCACTGGTTGGACCGCTAATTTACAGTCCAACCAGCAAATAATTTTCATCCAATCATGTTTGAgaaacatctaacccatccaaaaggttggcccaccatgatgatcaccttatgcaaaaatcagcttgaaccACCCATCAGGTCGGCCACACCTATTTTTCTTATTATATCAGTAGttatccattgttttctgtggtgtgatccacctgatgagtggattggctgatttttgcaccaggtgatcctcatgatgggCCAACCTATCAAAAGGGCTGGATTCCACACAAACACCAATGGTTGGAACTAATTCACTAGTCGCACCTCAACTTGCCATCCAACTAGTGGCACATGAGCATTTCTCTATGATTTGCaagaatttgaaaaagaaaactgaAGAAAGGCTACCTTTTCTTGGCGTTCCTTGCATAGCCATTCCGGTATAATATTTGTGAATGCCAAAGTCTCTTCTGCCGTGGTGGAAATTATAAAAATGGGAACCTACGATACAAATGAATAGCATGTATGTAAAAATTGGACCCAAAAAAGTCAAATTATGAAACATGATTCAGTTTCAAAACTTAGAAGTCATGAACGCTATGGAATTTGCTACGTTTGGCAGATTTAACCTCAAACTTGGTAATATCTCATAGACTCGGTTGAGTTATGAGAGCTCAAAACAAATATCATAGTATCAGTTTTCATTTTGAGATTTGTGATGACCATTTTTACATGGGTAAGTAGCTAACACATTAAAAGAGGATGGCCAATTAATTAGCAGTGGAATCTCAAATTGATGCACTGGCAGTTCACGTCAGTTTCTACAAGTTGTAAACAGCAAGCCAAAAAATACCTTCAGATTTAAAGATTGTAGGGATAGTGATATCTGCTCCAAAAGTTGGAGTACAATGCCAAGCCGACCTATTGGTATTAGGACAGAACCTCCTTCTCTGGCAGCATTCACAACACAAGAACATATGAAAGAAATCTTTTCCATCTCCTCGGAGCTCTCATCAGTTATAGCTAAGGATTTCATGCACTCTTCACTGTAATTATAGTTCTCCCTGCAAGACATTGATTGAAATATCTTGGCtttaagttaaaaaagaaaattcctaTCTATTAAACATGAAGTATATGATCATCTACCAAGAATATGAACAATATACTCTTCTTTTTTATTGGTAACAAGCACAATatactcaggttttcagtttgtataagtggggccaaGGGTTGAGTGATCCAGACATTTGGTTGGATGGAACTAAACATACATGGAATATGCTCCAACACTCCAGGATTAAAGATTCTAGGCACCAATCTTCGGGCACTTTTAAgctgaatatggaccattgctaCATTTCTCTTTTAAACCTTTGTAGACCCAAAATTGGAAATAGTTCATTACCATATTGAGGATATGCATAGTAACGGTTGAGGCGGTTGAGCCTTGTTAGGTGAGGTGTAAGCCTTGAGGCATACTAAGCGGTACGCCtcaaaagaaaattctaaaacaaaaataataataacaaataataACATAAAATTGTGTCCTGCAATGTTTTAGTTTGactgttgggcagttaaggaacaacatgttcataggatgaatgtagctgaaatgaggacgtTGAGATGTGCAGACATATACTTCAATGGGATCATGGTCCACATAGATTGTCTTGCAAGTGCAGGAATGAAGTATTATGGACAAGTTGGACAAGATTATTAGTTCCATTTCTATTTTATTAGGATTAGTTGTATCTTGATTTTATTTATATTCATTAGGGTTGTTTGATTTCGAATATCAATGTAATAAAAGTTTATTTAAAGTTGAATGATGGATAAGTGAACAGTTCATAAATGAGAATGATTTCAGTTTATTTTCATTTAGTTGACTCTgattgtaatgcaggggcattttcacaccgggttcgagtggggtggcttgtgggatacaagggcacacttgaggtgggtggcccgcagaacccatggatttggggcccatgaagagGGTTTGggcaaggacctaacccatggatttggggcctgggctatgagataaagggattaattcgtcatgctctatcagttcaagcttttagagcaagtggttaattgtcctacatcaaattggtatcagagcggaaggtctcgtgtttgagactcctcaccgggagtgattaatgcgggggcatttttacaccgggctcgagtggggtggtctgtgggatacaggggcacacttggggtgggtggcccacagTAGTCTATTTGTAGGCCCAAAGTTTCAAAGTTAAGGTTTCCCTACTGAGGAGATCTTTGGGGGTATGTGCGATATATGCTGGGcccaacaaaccaatggtctggaatGGATAAACCTGTACAAACTGAAACCATATTACACATATCCTTGGGTCAAGGATTATCTAGTTCCTCTCTAATAGAATTTTGATAAGGCAGCAGGAAAAGGAGTGGAAGTTCCAAAATGCTGACAGAGAACATACCTGTGGGCTGAGAAACTAGAAGCTTCTTCCTCTAGTGTCATGTTTTTCATATTGCCATCATTATCATTACAAAAGATGGTCTTGCTATACAACGATGAGAAATCAGAAAATATGACAATATCATTCCCTTGAAGAGACTGAAAATCAAAACCCATTGCATGAGCTGACTGAAATATGGAGCTTGAAAGGTATGTAACATTTCTCCTTGGACCATTTATCGTCCAATTAGAAGTGCCTATTTCCAAGCCTGAGCTGAATGCTTTTATGACCAAGGTTCCATTGTAGCAGGCTTCCTCAGCATATTTAAGAGTCTGGACTTTCTGTATGCAATCATTAACATCTGCTGCACTGACAAATTTGAATATTAGATCCCCAAGCAACAGAATTCACCATGGAAAAATGTAGTAGACTATAACATTATTTCTTTCCATAAAAAATCAATTACGCAGTTCCAGCCGCACTGGGAAATGTCTCACACAACAAgagaattcttttttttttgggtgcatgTGTATAAAATAAACTGAGCTCTATGATAAATTTAGTAGACAAAACAGAACGAGTATTCTTCAAAGACAGAAAACAGTATGTAAATCATAAAGGAAGACTGGTGAATATTGCTTCTTTGTATGTATTTACAAGCCATGGCAGAGCATTTCACCTCTGGCTTTGGAAACTCAAAAACCAAAAGTAGATGGCAGTCCCTGTGTTACCTAACTATGGGTACAGAGCTCATGTACAGCAACTATCACATACAGCAGATACTCCAAACCCTAGATCCTTAGAATACCATCATGGCAAGCATTAGTTACAACTCATCAATGCAATCATGTTCAAAATATTTCCTTACCTAAAGTAGCAAATGTCCAAACTCATAAGGTTTATTCATGATTTAAAATTAGTAGGTCTAGAGCGTAGTTACCAGGCTAAGAAACAAATGTGGGAAGGACTTGAGAACATCTCATCTTACAATTTTTTTATAAAAGTAATTGCAAAAATGCATGAAACAAAGTTTCCATTTAGCAGGGATGAATTGCTTGGTAACTATGGTCTAGAGTTAAAAACCCAGGTAAATCTGAACTTTAAATCTTAGAAAGGGGATCCGTTATCCTTATGAAAGTATCTGAGATGCATACTGTGTTATCCAATGCACGCCTACAGATGCATTGGATATACCACAGTGCATTTCAGACTCCCAAGTATACTCTTTAGGCATTTTGAGGTGCACCCAATGGTGTCTACCTAGACCACTCCAAGCAATCAAAACTCGGTCACCGGGTGTGATTCGCCTATGGTCTGAAACCAGTACCACTCACTCCACTTGGTGAAACAATATTTTGGAGGGGCAATTCAGTTTATTCTCCACAAAAGTGGAGTCAACTTAGCCAAGTTGACTCAGTTTTATCTATGTATTCATTCCATTGCACACCTCAAGGTTTAAAAACACTATGTAAATTAAGCATACTGATCTAATCCAAGTCCACTACTATTTCACAGTAAAGAAAAAACGGAAAAGAAATCAGACCGAGTAATCTTTTATGATTTAAATCATGAGAGAGTAGGAGACATGAATAGCATGCAAGACAAGGGTCTAATCTCTGGTGTTGATGACCTTTGATTTGATTGAGATCAAGtacgttttgtttttttttttttttaaccaccaAAAACTTGAATTTTCTAGAGTTTTCTCTATGCTATTGTGGCGCGCTTCATCCTTTGAGTCAAGTACTTACAACTAAAGGAATCTGTCTATAGCATCATATAACACTTTTCTGATACTTGGTACAACTAATTCAGACGAAAAGATAAAAGTTTAAACATGAACAGCACATTTTTGTATATTCTCACAATACCGTAAAATTACCTATACAATGGTTGCCAATTTCCCAGCTCTGACCCGCCATCACCCATTGCAATCTTTCTCAATGCCAATGGAAGCAGCTCTAGCTCATCCGATTTCATCCACTGGGGACAAGCCAACTCCATGGGGCCATAAAATTGACTTAATTCATCTTGCATTGAAACAAGATCCTGCATCATGAGCCGCCCCAGTCTCACTGCCGATTCTGTAGCATAAATCTTTGCAAACCAACAAAGTGAATCAATTGATCCAAATTTCCAAATAACACCATCTATTtgctccaaaaataaataaataaatataagaacTTTTATTTATGCAAACTTAGCTAAAAACTTGCTATTTCAAGTAAGAAACATCATTTCTAAGCTCATCAAGAAGGATGCACCATGGGCATTCCCTAGTCCAGAAATCAGGAAAACAAACACTGCTTAACCACTTGGATATGAGCATTAAGCATGGCcatctatgatttttttttctaactgtccatctttttttttgtaaCTTTAGGGGATTGTCCATCCAGCCTGAATGTTTGGACCACAGCATATCCATGATGGGTCGCCTAATTAGAAGCCCAGATCTTGCATGTGTGCAATAGAAAGCAGCTTAGTTAGATGAGGGTAGGATttacaatatttttttttatttttttttatgaaaaaaagaaaaaaaaaaaactcacaattCACAATACAATACGATTCAAACCCCTTTACGATTTACAATTAGAGTTGGACATATCCgacccgatctggtggatccgacccgatcagacccaatccgacccgttccgaaccgaaccgacgatctggatcggtgcggatcgggtaAGGCCATTCAGATCCGATATTTTTCGGATCCAGATCAGGTCgtggtcaatccagaccgattcgatccgaaaacccgattcgaatggatccggaccgatccgatccgacccgattcgaagtGGTTCTTATAATGATTTTACTTTtccctgtggtatggttcacttgagctttggatatgcatcaattttgggttcaacggctaaaatgatctggaaaaacgaatgtacggcgtggataaaccacatgcattcacggtgggcctcaatagaGTTTATTGTGTATAATAAGAAAGGAttcgctggtgtaccatacacaactatatagttgttgtaggcTGCTGTAGCTGTAggaacgtgtcgtgcgaagacaagcactgacactcctcgagctccgagttgtacgaacggttcaaaggagatcaacgttatatggcccacagtgatgtatttattatatctacaccgttcatatatttttagagatcattgtagggcattgtccaaaaaatgaatcatatccaaagatcatctagaccacaccacaaatagcagcagagaatgattttcactgttaaacaattcgtggggcccaccataacatttattttccatccaatctgttcattaaaggtcacaaagacctaaattaagaggtaaaacaaatttcaaattgatcccaAATTTCTGTGagactgtgaccccaaaaagggtttgaatggtagacgttcaatccccactgctttttttagtgtggtccacttgatagttagatctatcttatttttcatctcaagccttaaaacgagctcgccaaatggatggacggttcggatataacaaataccccatgattagacctacagaacttgccaATGTCAATATCAGTTCTTTCGTGCACAGCACGTTACAGCTGCAACACGTCAatataaagctcaaatggaccacaccgaaaatagtagcgaggataatgattttcaccgttaaaaagatCCGAAtagtacccaacccgatccgactcggtttccctgaccgagtcggactcggttcgggtcaggccaaccgtgtgtcggatcggttcgagtcaagtgttccggactcggtcccagatcggatcggGTTCGGATCAGCCTAGCTAGGTTTCCGACCAaaccgagttggacccaatccgatccgactcggtccaatgCCCGGCTCTAATTACAATACAATAACGATTATGATAACATTGTCTGCCAGCTTGAAAGCATAGGCGTGAGAATGGAAGAGGAAAACAAGACGTTGACATTGCTATGTACATTACCGGAGTCTTATGACAATTGGGTTACATTATTGAGTTGTACTGAGGAAGATTCACTCAGTTGGGATATGGTTTGTAGAACATTGCTTGCGGATGAATTTCAAAAAAAGGCATCTTTGGGAAGTTCAAGTGGTTCCGAAGCGGAGGCCCTCATGACAAGAGGGCCAAATGACCATGGTAGCAAACTGCAGAATTCTTCAAGAATCAAGTCTTGGGGCTGTTCAACATCAAGTGGCTGGCAGTGATTTCAATCACTTCACTCACAATGGACATTGTCCTAAAAATCTCCTTGATAGGACAATCCCAATCTTTTCATTTCACAGCCTGCAAATGGACATTTGAGAGGAGAAGTACAGAAATGTCCATGTTAAGCTGAAACAAGACTAGAGATTGGTGactagaatctcccatctcgggTTTCATAGCATACTCCATCCATTGTGGTTCACATCAGACCAACAGTTTAGATCACTGAACTATGTCCCCAACTTATAAAAACTAAAACCATGGGCATACAGTCAATAgctgaggatcatataattcctcttaaTAAATACTCAGCTTTTTACTTGTTTTTAATCTTTTATGAAGACCAAGTGCCAGAGTGATTTGCGCAAGGAGAGATTGAAGAAAACATCCCAAGTTTTTGCAGCTGTGAAGGATCCGCCCACTGATCAGGTGGGTCCCGCTGTTAACATGCCctgtcccaaaaatcaagctcgGTCACTTGTTAGGTGGGCCCCCGAAAAAATTGACAGTTAGAACAAGCACCATTGGCTGTGCATCCAATGCACACCCACAGGCCACAGCCCACCTAATGAGAAGACCAGTTGGATTTTCAGATCACGTTGTATCCACAGTTGGGACCCACCCTATGAACAGCCAGGATCTCGCACAAATTTCCGTATCAGCACGTGCACCAATAATCACTGCAGCATTCCTCCAATTtcttttccccccctttttttacCTTTGCTGAGAACTTGTGATCTCGAGTAAGAAACGGCAAACCGAGCATACCCATCGGGCTCGAAATCAAGACGACGTCAATTGAAGAAACGTCCCAGAAATGTAAATACCCAGCTGTCTTGTACCAAGGCGCCGCACATATCAAATCAGCAGCATCGAAGGAGGTTCCCATCCTCCGCCTCTTCCTTTGCCCAGACGCTGTGGAATTCGGCGATGTTTCGGGAGAATCAGGGGAATCAGCATCTGGGTATTGATTGGAAAGGGGAGAAGGTATCGGTGAGAAGATTGAGAGAGCAGAGAAATCGATGGGGGAGTCGATAAGGAAGCTGAAACCGGAGATGGTGAGCAAGTGGGAGGGTGGGGAGTGGAAGCTGCTGCCTTGGCTCAAACATGTctgcaaaagagaagaaaatgcaATGAATTTctggaatagagagagagagagagagagagagagactgaccAGCTTCATTGGGAGAGAGAAAGCGAGGGAAATGGGGCAGTTGATCCTAGGGTTTAAAAGAAGAGAGGAaccttgatactctggcagggtgctgttgatgatacacaggcactaagaaAATTGTACCTTTGTCACAACTTTTTTAACTCAATTTAAACAGTCCAGATGGTGGTTTTCGTTTTAGATGGTTTATAAACCAACAATTTTCATAAAAAGAGGCGTTCGGTGGCCAATTAGTTAATGTTAAAAAGGCTCCTTAATAATGTCCTTACACATGCCTTGTGTAAACTATCAAcaagaggtcatgggttcaagtactacttgtgattaaaaaaaaaacccaccgtGCTGCaagtgtgtgggtgtgagtgcgtgtgtaagaAAAAGGTAAAAGACAACTGATAATTTTATTTGACCCAACATCTCTACCGTATATAATGCCAGTAGCCATTGACAATATTGCCCACATAAGTTAGTCATTTctcatgttacacatgcaataaAAAATGTTACGTGATTACTTTATTATCTATGTGACATTCACTTCATCCATCATTAATTCTTatcatttttcaaattaaaacCCCAAAATGAGGTAGAGCCATGACTCAGCAATAGACTCCCCAGTTCCAACGCATAACGTCATGGGTTCCAACACTCCTTATGGTGCAAGTGTGTGTGGGGTGGGTGTGAGTGCGTAAGTGTGTGGGAGAGAGGTGAGtgtgtgtaaaagaaaaaagacaagTCGTAGCCTACAACACAAAAAAGAGTAGGATGAAATGCTATAGCATTCTCACAAAGCTTTCTCTACATAGCTCAAACCTTCTCTCTACTTGTAGCCatgtttctctttttattttcttctcttttttttttttttttcggatttGGATAATTTTGCCTGCATGTATAATTAGTTTTCAAGGGAGACTTCAATTTTAAGATTAATTTGAAACGATGTAAGAGAGATTTTTAATATAAGAAGcaatattttggtcattttaaaaatataagTCATTAAATGgggttattttggtcatttaaaaatGTTTTCAAGGTCTACTTTCTCTTCTCATAGTGCACAACTTATAACGAATCTAAAGTAGATGAGAATCGATTCATTTTAATCTCTAATAACTTGCCTCTGGCTCCATCGTACCAAATTCACAGGTGAACAAGAACTACTTTATTTTTATCTCAATCATGTGTACAGTTTGTTTATTTGATCACACTCAATTAAATATGTTTAATTTGATATACTTAGGCATGTTTAATTTAATATCTGTATAAATACAAAACTCTAAACATGACACGACACAAACTTTGAGATTAAACTGATTTTAGTTTGCAAAGTTGGATGATCAAAGctcatttaaaatatttaatatataagGTATAAATATTTTTTCAAGACTGTTTGCACCAACATTAGAGAGTTTCATCAATCCAATACTTTAAATAAGTTTTGTgtgcatcatcatcaccaaatatatggtttgaaaaaaaatctgattttagatctcttaaaatctattagatccaTTGGGTACCTATGAGTCTGACACCTTTTGATAGCCctatcatttggtgggccacacatggaaaGCACTCTAGGGCATTACCATTAAGTGCGTTCATTTTCAAGTCTTGATCCATGTGATTAGCAGATTAACCTAGTATTTTCAAGCAAAGCCATCTTTTGCAAAGTTGGCTATGTATTGAATGGCTCAAATTCCCTTACCCATTTGGTATGCCAATATTCTCATTTAAGGCCATTTTAAATTATGGATTTTTATGGTTTTCATCATTGGATAAAATATAGTAAATTTCATAACTTTTATTGTATTTAATTTGTAAAAACATTCATAAAAAATTTCACATTCATTAAACAAGGTTACTATAGAAGCTTGTGACGTTTAGGcggtgtttggattgtaagttactttattattatttatttttttttcacacacgtaAGCAGCCACACCAcaatgatttttaatttttttaccaaaatagtTACTTAAGATAACCTACTTATgacttaagtagcttatcttaatttctaattattaaattgaagtgattaacGTCTTCTTAGGATCATaaggatatgttttttttttcctttacacACACccgacacacacccacgcacaccgtagtgggatttcaccacctatggatatcgaacccaagacctcgtgttgaaacccCTTAGAGTCTACTACTAAGGTAAGGACTCAAACTTCTAAGGATAAGTTACTTATaccataagtaacttatcttagtttctacttattgaGAAAGTAAATATACATGACATGGTATGCTTATCAGTTTCTCATCTCTTCTGTTTCTCTTAATACCTCTCTTCATCAAcctatgaaaagtagaaaaggtaacaaaattaaaaataattaaagtaaTTAAGTACTCTTAAGCGAAAAAGTTACTaataattaatcataaaataaacttacttatctactactataagtagaaaaagtaatttatatagttgcatccaaatgggccctaagtaaCTTTTAATAAAAATGATACTTATAATTGACCATATactaaacttacttatctcagaTAACTAATGCTGTAAGTAGAAAacataacttatttggtggtatcggCTTTAGTGGGGCATTtaatttggatcttaagttacttaattATAAGTAGTTTATCTTAAATAATTTATCATCCAAATGCTCCCTTAATTTTGCTTCCAAatcaaataaaattgaaaaatattttatttcTCCCCAGAAGACTGATGGCCACGAGTATAATCTAATTTCTCATTGCAAAAGCGAGAAGTTATCGTGTAATGCCGTCATCACTACGAACATACAGCGGTGCGCCTTTTATCATACCAGCATATCACATCTGTAAAATCCTAGCCGTGGAAAAAGTCCATGTCATCATGAATATAACATCACATGAAAATGTGGTTATTACCATCATCTCCTGTGCCATGACATGGAAATCATTGATAGATC of the Magnolia sinica isolate HGM2019 chromosome 7, MsV1, whole genome shotgun sequence genome contains:
- the LOC131250767 gene encoding uncharacterized protein LOC131250767, translated to MKLTCLSQGSSFHSPPSHLLTISGFSFLIDSPIDFSALSIFSPIPSPLSNQYPDADSPDSPETSPNSTASGQRKRRRMGTSFDAADLICAAPWYKTAGYLHFWDVSSIDVVLISSPMGMLGLPFLTRDHKFSAKIYATESAVRLGRLMMQDLVSMQDELSQFYGPMELACPQWMKSDELELLPLALRKIAMGDGGSELGNWQPLYSAADVNDCIQKVQTLKYAEEACYNGTLVIKAFSSGLEIGTSNWTINGPRRNVTYLSSSIFQSAHAMGFDFQSLQGNDIVIFSDFSSLYSKTIFCNDNDGNMKNMTLEEEASSFSAHRENYNYSEECMKSLAITDESSEEMEKISFICSCVVNAAREGGSVLIPIGRLGIVLQLLEQISLSLQSLNLKVPIFIISTTAEETLAFTNIIPEWLCKERQEKLYSGEALFGHVELIKGKRIHVFPAIHSSNLLTTWQEPCIVFSPHWSLRLGPVVHLLRRWCGDQNCLLILEQGFDPDVALLPYAPVAMKVLQCSFLTGIKMQKVQPLLEILSPKVILFPEELRMQLHTTNTNSTQFLYYSVNDTLRVPSLRDDYEADLATDLAFQLQPRRTRQENIAVARLKGELVVSHGRHLLVSAKETSGLSQPQLLHWGTVDPNLLVLALQEKSINGSLDSDGGGTDGACFVRVEEPSKALIEIGTTRTVICTSDETLAAYIFDAVSSVLDGI